A single Argentina anserina chromosome 7, drPotAnse1.1, whole genome shotgun sequence DNA region contains:
- the LOC126802478 gene encoding laccase-12-like → METLSSIFLLGLCLLFASSVMSTLADPKAHHHEFVVQAKPVKRLCKTHDSITVNGQFPGPTLEVNNGDTLVVKVTNKARYNVTIHWHGIRQMRTGWADGPEFVTQCPIRPGGSYTYRFTVQGQEGTLWWHAHSSWLRATVYGALIIHPKQGDSYPFPKPNRQATLLLGEWWDANPIKVIRTATRTGVGPSLSNAFTINGQPGDLYNCSSKGTVVVPIDSGETNLLRVINAALTQPLFFSVANHKLTVVGADASYTKPFTTNVLMLGPGQTTDVLITGDQPPSRYYMAARAYFSAQNVPFGNTTTTAILEYKSVRCNTISCNKGKPIMPKLPAFNDTNTASAFTKSFRSPRKVEVPTEIDENLFFTIGLGLNKCPKHFRPRRCQGPNGTRFAASMNNVSFVLPNNMSILQAYQQNIPGVYTSDFPANPPQKFDYTGNVSRSLWQSSSGTKGYKLKYGSRVQVVLQDTSIVTPENHPIHLHGYDFYILAEGFGNFNAKTDTKKFNHVDPPLRNTVSVPANGWAVIRFVADNPGAWLMHCHLDVHITWGLGMVFLVDNGVGELQTIEPPPVDLPRC, encoded by the exons ATGGAGACACTCAGTAGCATTTTCCTTCTGGGCCTTTGCCTTCTCTTTGCCTCATCAGTAATGTCGACGTTGGCCGACCCCAAAGCTCACCACCATGAGTTTGTT GTCCAAGCAAAACCAGTGAAGAGGCTGTGCAAAACCCATGACAGCATCACAGTGAATGGACAGTTCCCAGGGCCAACCTTGGAAGTAAACAATGGCGACACTCTTGTCGTCAAAGTCACTAACAAAGCTCGATACAACGTCACCATTCACTG GCATGGCATTCGGCAAATGAGAACTGGATGGGCCGATGGACCTGAGTTTGTTACTCAATGTCCTATTAGACCAGGAGGGAGTTATACCTACCGGTTTACAGTCCAGGGCCAAGAAGGTACTCTGTGGTGGCACGCACATAGCTCATGGCTTAGAGCTACCGTGTATGGAGCACTTATCATTCATCCAAAGCAAGGAGACTCCTATCCTTTTCCTAAACCAAATCGTCAAGCAACACTTCTTCTCGGTGAGTGGTGGGATGCTAACCCTATTAAAGTGATCAGAACAGCAACTCGCACCGGAGTAGGTCCTAGTCTTTCTAATGCATTCACTATCAACGGTCAACCTGGTGATCTTTACAATTGTTCCAGCAAAG GCACTGTCGTGGTTCCCATAGACTCCGGCGAGACCAACTTACTGAGAGTGATAAATGCTGCCCTTACTCagcctcttttcttttctgtcgCCAACCATAAATTGACAGTGGTTGGTGCTGATGCCTCCTACACCAAGCCTTTCACCACCAACGTTCTCATGCTAGGGCCCGGGCAGACAACTGATGTTTTAATCACCGGAGACCAGCCTCCATCTCGGTACTACATGGCAGCAAGAGCCTATTTCAGTGCACAAAATGTTCCATTTGGTAACACCACCACCACAGCCATTCTTGAATACAAGTCCGTCCGTTGCAACACGATTAGTTGCAACAAGGGTAAACCCATAATGCCAAAGCTGCCAGCTTTTAACGACACCAACACTGCATCTGCTTTCACTAAGAGCTTCAGAAGCCCTAGAAAAGTTGAAGTTCCAACTGAAATCGACGAGAACCTCTTCTTCACAATAGGACTTGGACTTAACAAATGCCCCAAGCACTTTCGACCTAGAAGATGCCAAGGCCCCAATGGCACACGCTTCGCTGCTAGCATGAACAATGTCTCATTTGTCCTTCCAAACAACATGTCAATTCTCCAAGCTTACCAGCAAAATATTCCTGGAGTTTACACCAGTGATTTTCCAGCCAACCCACCCCAGAAATTCGATTACACCGGGAACGTCAGCCGCTCGCTTTGGCAATCAAGTTCTGGAACAAAGGGATACAAGTTGAAATACGGGTCTAGAGTGCAGGTGGTGTTACAAGACACCAGTATTGTCACACCAGAGAACCATCCAATTCATCTTCACGGATACGATTTCTACATCCTTGCAGAGGGTTTTGGAAACTTTAATGCCAAGACTGATACTAAAAAGTTTAACCATGTTGATCCACCTCTAAGGAACACTGTGTCGGTGCCCGCAAATGGTTGGGCAGTCATCAGATTTGTAGCTGATAATCCAG GTGCTTGGTTGATGCATTGTCACTTGGATGTTCATATAACTTGGGGTTTGGGCATGGTTTTCTTGGTGGACAATGGAGTTGGGGAGTTGCAAACAATAGAGCCTCCCCCTGTAGATTTGCCTCGGTGTTAA